One Brassica napus cultivar Da-Ae chromosome C2, Da-Ae, whole genome shotgun sequence DNA window includes the following coding sequences:
- the LOC106381591 gene encoding F-box protein CPR1: MTTVPMDIVNDLFLRLPAKSLVRFRALSKPCYHLINSPDFISSHLSRVLQTNDHLMILLRGALHLYTVDLDSLDTVSDVEHPMKRGGPTEVFGSCNGLIGLSNSPTDLAIFNPSTRQIHRLPPSPVDLPEGSSTRGYVFYGLGYDSVNDDYKVVRMVQFKRDPDDELGCSFPYEVKVFSFKMNSWKRIESVLPPIQLLFYFYYHLLYRRGYGVLAGNSLHWVLPRRPGLIAFNIIVRFDLALEVFDIVRFPEPIANGDVDIQMDIGVLDGCLCLMCNYDQRYVDVWMMKEYNVRGSWCKVFTVQKPKSVKMFAFMRPLVYSKDRDKVLLEINNTKLVWFDLETRKLSTLKIKDCPSSYSAELVVSSLVLGCKGDLDNIKHRKEQRDKEARESKMLQNSKKRDDFLSKGFKLVL, translated from the exons ATGACGACGGTTCCAATGGATATCGTCAACGACCTCTTCCTCCGTCTCCCAGCGAAGAGCTTGGTCCGCTTCCGAGCTCTCTCCAAGCCCTGTTACCACCTAATCAACAGCCCCGACTTCATCTCATCCCATCTCAGCCGCGTCCTCCAAACCAACGACCACCTCATGATCCTCCTCCGAGGCGCTCTCCATCTCTACACGGTGGATCTCGATTCGCTAGACACCGTCTCCGACGTCGAGCACCCGATGAAACGCGGCGGTCCGACCGAAGTCTTCGGTTCTTGCAACGGTTTAATCGGGTTATCGAATTCCCCAACCGATTTAGCCATCTTTAACCCGTCTACTCGTCAGATCCACCGGCTACCTCCTTCTCCTGTAGATCTCCCCGAGGGTTCGAGCACCCGCGGCTACGTGTTTTACGGGTTAGGGTACGATTCTGTGAACGATGATTATAAAGTTGTGAGGATGGTTCAGTTTAAGCGTGACCCAGATGACGAACTTGGTTGTAGTTTCCCTTACGAGGTTAAAGTTTTCAGCTTTAAGATGAATTCGTGGAAGAGGATCGAATCGGTTTTGCCTCCGATTCAGCTCTTGTTTTACTTCTATTACCATTTGCTGTATCGTCGTGGCTATGGTGTTCTTGCTGGTAATAGTCTTCACTGGGTGTTACCTCGAAGGCCTGGTTTGATTGCGTTTAACATCATTGTGAGGTTTGATCTCGCCTTGGAGGTTTTCGACATTGTGAGGTTTCCGGAACCTATTGCTAACGGTGATGTTGATATTCAGATGGATATAGGTGTGTTAGATGGGTGTCTTTGTCTCATGTGTAACTATGATCAAAGGTATGTTGATGTTTGGATGATGAAAGAGTATAATGTGAGAGGTTCTTGGTGCAAGGTTTTCACGGTTCAGAAACCTAAAAGTGTGAAAATGTTTGCGTTTATGAGACCTTTGGTTTATTCCAAGGATAGGGATAAGGTTCTTTTGGAGATAAATAATACGAAGCTGGTGTGGTTTGATCTTGAGACTAGGAAGCTTAGTACTCTTAAGATTAAGGATTGTCCTAGCTCGTATAGTGCGGAACTTGTTGTGAGTAGCCTTGTTTTGGGATGTAAAGGAGATCTTGATAACATTAAGCACAGGAAAGAACAACGAGATAAAGAAGCTAGAGAATCTAAAATGTTGCAGAACAGTAAAAAGAG GGATGATTTCCTGTCAAAGGGATTCAAACTGGTCTTATAA